CAAGCCTGCTCCAGCATGTAAGGGGCTGCTTCAACCCCAACCAGATCCAGCTCGGGGCCGCTCAAGGACAGATCTCGCAGAAACAGCCCCGGGCCACAGCCCAGGTCTACCACCCGGCTGCCACGGGACAAAACAGGCTCTGCCTGCTCTGCCCAGAAGCGGCGGAACAGGTCATCATGGTTGCGCGCATGTCCCTCCAGCGTTCGCTGAGCCGCCACAGAACCATCACCACCGTGGTGACGAGTCAAATAGTCCCTGAGGGTTTGAAGTTGATCCGACACGATACCTCCCAAAAAACAAGGCCGGACAGTACCCGACCTTGAATCCTCTTCAGTGCAGCAGACTGCAGATCAGCTCAGCGAACGGCCATTGATATAGGCCTGCTCAGCCACAGCCGTCCATTTTTCAACCTGAGCCCGATAGGCCACGAAGGAGTCATACACTTTCTTGGTGATGGCATCCTTCTGCGCTTCTTCTGCCACCACTTCATCAGAGATTTCACGCAGCTTGCGCATCACGTCTTCCGGGAAGTTGCGCAGCTCGACGCCGTGCTCGTTCACGAGCTGTTCCAGCGCACGGTTGTTCTTCACCATGGATTCGGCCAGCATATCCTGGTTGGCTACCCGCAGGGCCGCACGCACAATTGCCTGCAGATCATCGGGCAGAGCCTCAAACGCTTCCTTGTTGATGAAGCATTCCAGCGTGGTGCCCGGCTCATGCCAGCCCGGGTAGTAATAGTATTTAGCTGCCTTGTGCAGACCGAACGCCAAATCGTTGTACGGACCAACCCACTCGGTAGCATCAATGGCACCAGACTGCAGTGACGGGAATATCTCACCGCCGGGCAGCAGTACCGGAGTACCACCGGCACGCTTGAGCACCTCGCCGCCCAGGCCTGGGATACGCATCTTCAGGCCCTTGAGGTCCTCAACGCTGTTGATCTCCTTGTTGAACCAGCCGCCCATCTGCACACCGGTGTTACCGGCGGCTCCGGCAACCAGGCCAAACTGGTCATACACTTCCTGCCACAGCTCCATGCCACCACCGTGGTAGAGCCAGCCGTTCATCTCCTGAGCCGTCAGACCAAAGGGTACGGCAGAGAAAAACTGAGCGGCCGTACTCTTGCCCTTCCAGTAATAGGCGGCACCATGACCCATTTCCGCCGTACCGCGGGAGACGGCATCAAAGATCTCCAATGCCCCGACCAGCTCACCGGCACCATACACCTTCACTTCGATGCGGCCATTGGTCATCTGCTTGATCATGTCGGCCAGATGGTTGGCGCCCGTGCCCAGGCCCGGGAAGTTTTTCGGCCAAGTGGTGACCATCTTCCATTTGTATTCCGGCGCGGCCATCGCCTTACCGGATACCAGGGTACCTGCTGCGACTGTAGCGGCTCCAGCACCCTGAATGAATTGTCTGCGTTTCACGGCTCTTGTTCCTTATGCTTTATAATTTGTTGTTAAGCGTGGATAACGTTTTTGAAATTAGCATGCTCTCATACAGGCTGCAATTACCTGAATGCAGGCCAGAACAGCACTTGAGCAGCATTGGGCCGATACCGTTTTCGTTGTTATACTCCTGACCTTCTGCTGATAATCGGATGTGACGGAGATGAACTCCTTCAACCTGCTCAAATCAATTGCTGAAGCCCGCTCTGACCTGCGCAAGTCTGAGCAGAAAGTGGCTGACTATGTGCTGGCCAACCCCAATGACGTAATTCACATGCGTATTGTTGATCTGGCATCCGAAGCACAAGTCAGTGAACCGACCGTAGTACGCTTCTGTCGTGCGCTGGATTACGATGGCTTTCAGGACTTCAAGCTGACACTGGCCCAGGGTCTCGCCAGCAACGCCAGCTATGAACAGTTCTCACTCGATTCCAAAGACACAGTGATCGAGTTTAAGCAGAAGATCTTCGACTCCATGATCGGCAACTTGATCAATATCCGCGATCAGCTTGATCCCGGCACCCTGGAAGAGGCGATCGACTGTCTGGCAAAGGCAAACCGGGTCGAGTTTTACGGTTTCGGGGCATCGGCACCGGTCTGTGCCGATGCCCAGCACAAGTTTTATCGGCTGATGGTATCGGCAGCCGCCTATTCCGACCCTCACATGCAGACCATTTCGGCCCTGACGCTTGGTGAAGGTGATGCCGTTGTAGCCATTTCCCAAACGGGCCGTACCAAGGATCTGCTGCATACCGTCAAACTGGTGAAGGACAAGGGCGCAACCGTGATTACCCTCTGTCCGGGCAACACCCCCCTTGCCGATCTGGCAACCATTCCCATTCATGTCGATGTGGAAGAGGACAAGGATCTGAGCACGCTGATGTCCTCGCGCGTCGTACACTTGGTCATCATTGATGTCCTGGCCGTTGGCGTGGCCATGAAACTGGGACCGGTACTGTTGGACCACCTCAAGACCATCAAACGCAGCCTGCGCAGCCTGCGCCAGAACGACAAGCGGATTCCCACCCTGCGCCGCGGATCAGACAGCGAGGATGACGGCGAATAGAGCCGTCATTCATCTCGCTGCAACACGAAGCCTCTACCCTGATGCATACCGGTGATTTGAAATTCGGCGCCGGTTAGGGTAAATAAAAAACTCCTGGAGTGTTTGCTGTCATCGGACAGACACCTTCTGTCTCCCGATAGCGGCAACCCTGAGATCGGAGAGAGGCTATGCTGATACGGAAAGAACAGGATCTGGACCCGATTCAGACTGAGGTTTTCGACATCATGGTTGGATACGATGTTGAACAGAAAATCCGGCGCAAGCAACACGCGACCAAACGCCTGCTTGAGGACCGAAGAGCCATTGAGCGTCATCAGGAGGAAAAGGAGCTGATGACCTGGCTTGACCGCGAATCCTGGTTCGACGACGAACGCTGAACCAATAGTGAAGCCAGCTTGATTGCTGGCTTCACTCTTTCCGCTCTCAGGAGCGGGGGTAGAGGATATTCAGCGGTACCGACCCACCACCATCGACCACGACGGCCGCATGCTCACGTGTCAGCTGGCGAGGTTCTGATACACCGCAGGCATGGGCAATCATTTCGACTTCATGCACCAGGTTGTGGTGAAAGTTGGCTACCCGTTCTGCCTTTACATCCGGTACCAGCCCTTTGTGCAGTTTGGGGTTGTGAGTGGTAATGCCGGTGGGGCAGCTGTTTTTGTTGCACTGCAATGCCTGAATACAGCCCAGCGCAAACATGAAACCACGTGCGGTCACAACAAAGTCAGCCCCCAGACAGATCGCTGCCGCCACATCGGTCGGGTTGATCAACTTGCCCGATGCAATCACTCGCACCCGGTTGCGCAGGTTATGCTGAATGAGTTTATTGACCAGCAGTGGCAGGCTCTCACGCAGTGGCAGGCCAACGCTGTCCATCAGCGGCATGGGCGCTGCCCCGGTGCCGCCGTCAGCACTGTCCAGGGTAATGAAATCCGGTGCCGACTCGCTGCCTCGATTTGACACAGCTTCACAGAATGCATCCAGCCAATCCGTACTACCCAGCACCAGCTTGAAGCCAACCGGTTTTCCGGTCACTTCACGCACATGTGCAATAAAATCCAGCAGGTCATCAATACTGGATATTTCCGGGTGGCGATTGGGGCTGATCGAGGCCTGCCCTTCCGGTATGCCACGCGCCTCGGCAATCTCGGCTGTCACCTTGTCGCCCGGTAATATGCCGCCCTTGCCCGGCTTGGCGCCCTGGCTCAGCTTGATTTCGAACATTTTGACCTGTTCAATCGCGGCTATTTTCGCCAGGCGCGCATCGTCAAGCCGTCCCTGTTCATTCCTGACGCCGTACTTGGCAGTGCCAATCTGAAATACGATATCGCAGCCACCGGTCAGGTGATGCTTCGACAGGGCGCCTTCACCGGTATTCATCCAGCAACCCGCTTTTGCTGCTCCCATCGACAATGCCTGTACCGCAGGTGCCGACAGAGCACCAAAACTCATGCCCGAAATATTGAGAAAGGATGGCGCATCGTAGGGCTGCCGGCAGTAGGGCCCAATCCTCATCGGTTGTGTACTGGCCGCATCTTCACTCAGTGTAGGAAACGGGCAGTTCAGGAAGTAATAAGTCCCCGGCTTGCGCAGATCCCGTGTCGAACCAAAGGCCACCGTATTATCAATATTTTTAGCCGCCCGATAGACCCAGGACCGCTGGGCACGATTGAACGGCATCTCTTCACGGTCCATGGCAAAAAAATACTGACGCAAAAATTCGCCCAGTGTTTCGAACAGGTAGCGGAATCGCCCCAACAAGGGATAGTTGCGCCGTATGGTATGTGCCGTCTGGCGCTTGTCTATCTGATACATAATCACGCCAACAATAAGCAGGACAACAATCAGCAACAGCACGACAACACCAATAAGCGCAATAAAGTCGATCGCCAGCATGAAGATGGTTTCGTTCATTTCAGTCCCTGTCAGCCTGGTTGATGCCACCTATCCTACCGCTCAGCCAGAGGAACAGCCATGGTCCGGTAGCGCAAAAGGCGGTCTTTCCTCCATTTCACTGAAGGGTTAAGCTGACACGAACAGATGGATGGAGCCACTGCCGTTATGCACGTACAAAAAGTTGTGGTGTTGCACGGTCTCTACATGTCAGGACTGGTGATGCGCCCTTTATGCAAGCGCCTGCATAAACAGGGTTATCAGACACTCAACCTGACCTACAACACACTGTCGCCCGATCTGGATACGATCTGCACTCGAATCGATGAGTTTATCGACAACGAGCCCACCGCTTTCGTCTGCCATTCCATGGGAGGTTTGATTGCACGGCGCTACCTTGAACGCAACAGCAAACAGAGCCACTGGGTCGACTCGGTCATTACGCTGGGCACCCCTCACAAGGGCAGCCACCTGGCCCGTGAGATTCATGATTCCAGGTTCAAGGGGATGCTTAAAAACAGCATCGAATATTTGTTGGCCGACAATCATCACTGGCCCTTTAAAGCCCGGCTATACAGTATCGCCGGCGACTTGCCTGTGGGGCTGATGCCTTTGCTGAGCAGGGATTCGATATCCGATGGGACCGTCCTGATTGATGAAACCCGTGTCACCGGCATGACCGAACACAAGGTATTTCCCCTCTCTCACACCAGCCTGATTTACTCACGTCGGGTACTGAATTACATCGTTGAAACACTGCAACGACCAACCTCGACTGTGGCTGATGATTGAGTTGAGCTATGGCAAGCAGCGGGCTTTTAAATTGTCCTTTCGGTGAGTATTGGCCCATTATCCATACTGTATGGTCAAGATACGGAGCCTCACTCATGCCTTCAGTCAGGCGACAGACACAATCTGAAATAATCAGCCCCCCATTGCGTTGGGGCTGGTTACTGCTGACTTGGGTCTGTATTGCCCTGGCCTTGATCGGCGCCCTGTTGCCGGGATTGCCCACCACCATCTTCGTACTGGTCGCCGCCTGGAGTGCTTCGCGCTGCTCACCCCGCCTGCGCGGCTGGTTGGAACAACATCGACTGCTTGGCCCATGTCTGCACAACTGGGAACAGGGTGGCTTTATCGATCGACGCACCAAATGGACCGCCAGTATCGGCATGTTTGTGGCACTTTGTATCGTACTAATCAGTATCCGCCACCCTGTATTGCTCCTGAGCATTCTGGTTTTCATCACCATCGGCGCAGTCGTTGTCTGGTCACGACCCGAGCCGGTTATGCACGAGTTAAAGCGGAACGACCACCGCGACTCAACATGAGAGGCCCACACTTCGCAGATACAAAAATGCCCTGCACTGCAGGGCATTTTTCATTGTGACACAAGTATCTCTTATTCCACCGTAACCGATTTGGCCAGATTGCGTGGCTGATCCACATCCGTACCCTTGAGTACGGCAACGTGGTATGACAGCAATTGCAATGGCAATGTAAAGGCTATCGGATCCAGTATGGCTGGCATCTCGGGAAGATGGATCACATGCACACCATCCTCTGGCTGGATGCTTTGCTCGCAACCGGCAAACACAAACAGTTCACCGCCTCGGGCACGTACTTCCTGTAGATTGGCCTTGAGCTTGTCCAGCATGCCATTGCGAGGCGCCACCGCGATGACCGGCATCTCCTTATCCACCAGCGCCAGCGGGCCATGCTTGAGTTCACCAGCCGGGTAGGCCTCGGCATGAATGTAAGAGATCTCTTTCAGCTTGAGAGCTCCCTCCATTGCCACCGGATAAAGACTGTTACGACCAAGAAACAATGCATGGTGCTTTTCGGCAAAGTGCGTCGACATCTGCTCAATCGCACCATCCAGCTGCAGCAGCTGTTGCAGCAGTTCAGGCAATTGCTGCAGGGCTGCAATCAGCTCTGTTTCACGCGCAGCGGTCAGGCTGTGACGACGCCCCAACGCAATGGTGGTCAACATCAGGGCAACCAGCTGGGAGGTAAATGCCTTGGTAGACGCCACCCCGATTTCAGGGCCGGCATTGGTCATCAGGCTAAGATCAGACTCCCGCACCAGTGAACTGCCCGGCACATTGCAGATTGCCAGTGTGGCCAGCACGCGCTGTTTTACTTCACGCAGTGCCGCCAGGGTATCGGCCGTTTCACCAGACTGGGACAGGGTCAACAGCAGAGTCCCCTCAGGCAACACTACCGGGCGGTAACGGAATTCACTGGCCACCTCAACCATACAGGGGATGCCCACCAGATCTTCAATCCAGTATTTGGCTACCATCCCGGCATGGTAGCTGGTACCGCAGGCCACGATCTGCACCTGTTTCACCTGATCAAACACTGCACTTGCGCCACTGCCAAACGCTTGCTCCAGCAAGTGGCCCGAGGCGGTGCGCCCTTCCAGTACCGCCTGCATAACCCGCGGTTGCTCGTAAATTTCCTTGAGCATGAAATGGCGAAACTCGCCCTTATCGGCATTGCCCAAGCCATGCTCGAAGGTGGTCACAGCACGTTCGACCACGTCTCCACTGGCATTAAATACCTGAATGCGCTCAGCCTCCAGCACCGCAATATCACCATCTTCAAGGAACATGAAGCGGTCGGTGACCGGCAGCAGTGCAAGCTGGTCGGAGGCGATGAAATTTTCGCCAATGCCAACCCCAATCACCAGTGGGCTGCCCTTGCGCGCGGTCAGCAGTTGCTCCGGGCTATCGGCATGAATCACGCCCAGTGCAAAAGCGCCTTCCAGATAACTCAACGTCTGGCGCAATCCATCCACTAAGGTCAGACCTTGTTTGAGCTCGCGATCCAGAAGGTGGGCAACCACTTCGGTATCGGTTTCCGAGGTGAAGACATAGCCCTTCTGCTGCAGCTCACGTTTGAGCGGCTCGAAGTTTTCGATAATGCCGTTGTGTACCACCGCCAGACGCTCGCCGGACATGTGCGGGTGGGCATTCTGTTCCGATGGTTTGCCGTGGGTCGCCCAACGGGTGTGGGCGATACCCAGATGCCCGGCCAGCGGCTGCTTCTCACAAGCCTCAGCAAGCGCCTGTACTTTACCAATACGGCGCAGGCGGCTGATCTGACCATGGTCCAGCACCGCCATACCGGCTGAGTCATAACCACGGTACTCAAGGCGACGCAGACCTTCCAGCAGAATTCCGGCCACGGAGCGCGCTGCAATGGCGCCTACAATTCCACACATGCTCAGGATCCTTTCTTCTGCGGGCGCGCCCAGTTATCAAGATTGATCTGCTTGCCACGGGCCACCGCCAGCTGGTTGTCAGTCACGGTTTTGGTTACGGTAGAGCCAGCGCCGATGGTTGCACCAGCACCAATATCGACCGGTGCCACCAGCGAGCTGTTGGAACCAATAAAGGCACCATCGCCGATACGGGTAAGGGACTTGTTAACACCATCATAGTTGCAGGTGATGGTACCGGCTCCGACATTAACCTCTCGACCGATCTCAGCATCGCCGATATAGGTCAGGTGGTTGATCTTGGAGCCCTCTCCAATACGAGCCTTCTTGGTTTCTACAAAATTGCCTATCTTGCCGCCTTTGGCCAATTCGGTACCTGGACGAAGCCGAGCAAAGGGGCCGATCTGCGCATTGTCACCCACAGTAGCGCCATCAATCATCGAATTGGCTTCTATACGACAACCTGCCCCAATCACCGCATTACGGATCAGGCAGTTGGGGCCAATTTCAACACCATCACCCAGCAGTACCTCGCCTTCGAACACCGCGTTGATATCGATCAGCACGTCACGACCGGTTTTCAGCACACCACGGATATCAATACGGGCAGGGTCGGCTAAGGTCACGCCTTCAGCCATCAGCATTTCGGCCTGCTGCTGCTGGAACCAGCGTTCCAGCTGAGCCAGTTGCAGACGGTTATTGACGCCCTGTACCTCCTGCTCGGCTTTCGGCTGGATGGCGCGCACTCGCATGCCTTCTTCTGCCGCCATGGCGATCACATCGGTGAGGTAGTATTCGCCCTGAGCGTTATTCGCAGACAGACGCGGCAACCACTCATGCAGCGCCGCAGACGGCAGCGCCAGAATACCGGTGTTCACCTCACGGATCAGCTTTTGCTGTTCGCTGGCATCCTTGTGCTCAACAATGGCCACCACATCGCCAACCGCATTGCGAATGATTCGACCATATCCGGCAGGATCCTCAAGATTCACTGTCAGCAGCCCAAGATCACCCTGTGAAGCGATATCTGTCAGCTGCTGAAGCGTTTCAGGACGCGTCAGTGGTACATCGCCGTACAGAATCAGTACAATCGAGTCGTTGCCGATCTGCGGCATCGCCTGAGCCACGGCATGGCCTGTCCCCAACTGCTCATGCTGCCAGACAAGATTCACTGCCTGACCCTTCATTGCCTGTTCAACCTGCTCACCGCCGTGTCCAATCACCACATGCAGCGCTTCAGCCTGAAGTGCCCTGGCACGATCAATAACATGCTGCAACATCGGCTTTCCTGCCAGTCGGTGCATCACTTTCGGCAACGCCGATTTCATGCGACTGCCCTGTCCGGCAGCCAGAATCACTACATCCGTTTTCATCATCCACAACTTGTCTGTTTGCGGCCCTGACACCTGTCAGGGCCCATTGATTCAAGAGTTGTCAGGCACTTTAGCGTATACTCGAAATCGATCAATCCTTTTTGTCACTCAAAAATTGACAATATGAACCAGCAGATTTTTGAACAGCTCGGTCTGAGTGAACGTGATGTCAGCATTTACAAGGCCTTGCTTGCATTGGGACC
This DNA window, taken from Marinobacterium iners, encodes the following:
- a CDS encoding TRAP transporter substrate-binding protein yields the protein MKRRQFIQGAGAATVAAGTLVSGKAMAAPEYKWKMVTTWPKNFPGLGTGANHLADMIKQMTNGRIEVKVYGAGELVGALEIFDAVSRGTAEMGHGAAYYWKGKSTAAQFFSAVPFGLTAQEMNGWLYHGGGMELWQEVYDQFGLVAGAAGNTGVQMGGWFNKEINSVEDLKGLKMRIPGLGGEVLKRAGGTPVLLPGGEIFPSLQSGAIDATEWVGPYNDLAFGLHKAAKYYYYPGWHEPGTTLECFINKEAFEALPDDLQAIVRAALRVANQDMLAESMVKNNRALEQLVNEHGVELRNFPEDVMRKLREISDEVVAEEAQKDAITKKVYDSFVAYRAQVEKWTAVAEQAYINGRSLS
- a CDS encoding SIS domain-containing protein, which produces MNSFNLLKSIAEARSDLRKSEQKVADYVLANPNDVIHMRIVDLASEAQVSEPTVVRFCRALDYDGFQDFKLTLAQGLASNASYEQFSLDSKDTVIEFKQKIFDSMIGNLINIRDQLDPGTLEEAIDCLAKANRVEFYGFGASAPVCADAQHKFYRLMVSAAAYSDPHMQTISALTLGEGDAVVAISQTGRTKDLLHTVKLVKDKGATVITLCPGNTPLADLATIPIHVDVEEDKDLSTLMSSRVVHLVIIDVLAVGVAMKLGPVLLDHLKTIKRSLRSLRQNDKRIPTLRRGSDSEDDGE
- a CDS encoding PA3496 family putative envelope integrity protein, translated to MLIRKEQDLDPIQTEVFDIMVGYDVEQKIRRKQHATKRLLEDRRAIERHQEEKELMTWLDRESWFDDER
- a CDS encoding FMN-binding glutamate synthase family protein; this translates as MNETIFMLAIDFIALIGVVVLLLIVVLLIVGVIMYQIDKRQTAHTIRRNYPLLGRFRYLFETLGEFLRQYFFAMDREEMPFNRAQRSWVYRAAKNIDNTVAFGSTRDLRKPGTYYFLNCPFPTLSEDAASTQPMRIGPYCRQPYDAPSFLNISGMSFGALSAPAVQALSMGAAKAGCWMNTGEGALSKHHLTGGCDIVFQIGTAKYGVRNEQGRLDDARLAKIAAIEQVKMFEIKLSQGAKPGKGGILPGDKVTAEIAEARGIPEGQASISPNRHPEISSIDDLLDFIAHVREVTGKPVGFKLVLGSTDWLDAFCEAVSNRGSESAPDFITLDSADGGTGAAPMPLMDSVGLPLRESLPLLVNKLIQHNLRNRVRVIASGKLINPTDVAAAICLGADFVVTARGFMFALGCIQALQCNKNSCPTGITTHNPKLHKGLVPDVKAERVANFHHNLVHEVEMIAHACGVSEPRQLTREHAAVVVDGGGSVPLNILYPRS
- a CDS encoding alpha/beta hydrolase is translated as MDGATAVMHVQKVVVLHGLYMSGLVMRPLCKRLHKQGYQTLNLTYNTLSPDLDTICTRIDEFIDNEPTAFVCHSMGGLIARRYLERNSKQSHWVDSVITLGTPHKGSHLAREIHDSRFKGMLKNSIEYLLADNHHWPFKARLYSIAGDLPVGLMPLLSRDSISDGTVLIDETRVTGMTEHKVFPLSHTSLIYSRRVLNYIVETLQRPTSTVADD
- a CDS encoding YbaN family protein, whose product is MPSVRRQTQSEIISPPLRWGWLLLTWVCIALALIGALLPGLPTTIFVLVAAWSASRCSPRLRGWLEQHRLLGPCLHNWEQGGFIDRRTKWTASIGMFVALCIVLISIRHPVLLLSILVFITIGAVVVWSRPEPVMHELKRNDHRDST
- the glmS gene encoding glutamine--fructose-6-phosphate transaminase (isomerizing); its protein translation is MCGIVGAIAARSVAGILLEGLRRLEYRGYDSAGMAVLDHGQISRLRRIGKVQALAEACEKQPLAGHLGIAHTRWATHGKPSEQNAHPHMSGERLAVVHNGIIENFEPLKRELQQKGYVFTSETDTEVVAHLLDRELKQGLTLVDGLRQTLSYLEGAFALGVIHADSPEQLLTARKGSPLVIGVGIGENFIASDQLALLPVTDRFMFLEDGDIAVLEAERIQVFNASGDVVERAVTTFEHGLGNADKGEFRHFMLKEIYEQPRVMQAVLEGRTASGHLLEQAFGSGASAVFDQVKQVQIVACGTSYHAGMVAKYWIEDLVGIPCMVEVASEFRYRPVVLPEGTLLLTLSQSGETADTLAALREVKQRVLATLAICNVPGSSLVRESDLSLMTNAGPEIGVASTKAFTSQLVALMLTTIALGRRHSLTAARETELIAALQQLPELLQQLLQLDGAIEQMSTHFAEKHHALFLGRNSLYPVAMEGALKLKEISYIHAEAYPAGELKHGPLALVDKEMPVIAVAPRNGMLDKLKANLQEVRARGGELFVFAGCEQSIQPEDGVHVIHLPEMPAILDPIAFTLPLQLLSYHVAVLKGTDVDQPRNLAKSVTVE
- the glmU gene encoding bifunctional UDP-N-acetylglucosamine diphosphorylase/glucosamine-1-phosphate N-acetyltransferase GlmU, which translates into the protein MKTDVVILAAGQGSRMKSALPKVMHRLAGKPMLQHVIDRARALQAEALHVVIGHGGEQVEQAMKGQAVNLVWQHEQLGTGHAVAQAMPQIGNDSIVLILYGDVPLTRPETLQQLTDIASQGDLGLLTVNLEDPAGYGRIIRNAVGDVVAIVEHKDASEQQKLIREVNTGILALPSAALHEWLPRLSANNAQGEYYLTDVIAMAAEEGMRVRAIQPKAEQEVQGVNNRLQLAQLERWFQQQQAEMLMAEGVTLADPARIDIRGVLKTGRDVLIDINAVFEGEVLLGDGVEIGPNCLIRNAVIGAGCRIEANSMIDGATVGDNAQIGPFARLRPGTELAKGGKIGNFVETKKARIGEGSKINHLTYIGDAEIGREVNVGAGTITCNYDGVNKSLTRIGDGAFIGSNSSLVAPVDIGAGATIGAGSTVTKTVTDNQLAVARGKQINLDNWARPQKKGS